GGACGGTGAACCCGCGGAAATCGACCTGGACGAACCCGAGCAAGCAAGGATCTACGCCGCTGAATACCTCTCTCGCCACGGCAAGAAGGAATCCGGAGGTGGCGAGTGACGCAGCCATCTCGTCGGCAGGGCAAGCAGCCCGCCGAGCCGTTCGTGGGTCCGACCGGCAAGCCCCTGCAAGCCGGTATCGGCGGAGCGGGCGGTGGAACGATCATGGTCACGATCGCGCAGGCCTTCGGCACGCACACCGTCCACGGCCAAATCATCTTGTACGCCGCGCCGACGGTGTCGGTGATCGCCGGGGCCGTCTTCTTCGAGCTGAAGTTCAGGGCCGAGCGCATGACCGAGAAGTCACGGATCAAGGCGGCCAGGAAAACGTTGGTGAAGCAGAAGGAGGACCCCAACACCACGGCCAGCTACAAGCAGGAACTCGACAAGATGATCGAGGAAATCGATCGCACCGTAGCGAATGCCGAGGTGGCGCGAGTCAAAACCAAACACAGCTCGATCCGCTAACGCGCGGCCTCGGCCGTCGCCAGTTCGGTGCGGCGGAAGGCCGCCGGGGAGAGCTGGAACCACACCAGGACCGCGCTCACCGCCTGGATCGCCGCCACCACCAGCCAAACGCCCCGCAGGCTCCAGTGCGCCGCGACCAAACCGCCGGTCAGCGCACCCAGCGGCGTCAACCCCCAGGCCAGCGCCCGATGGCTGGTCAGCACTCGCCCCAGCAGCGGGGACGGCGTGAAGCGCTGGCGGCTGGACTGCGAGCAGACGTTCCAGACCAGCACCGTCGACGTCAGGAAGACCAGCACCACGCCGATCAGCGGCGGCCACGGCGGCAACACCGCCAGCAGGAGCGGCGCCACCGCGCCGAGGCTCTGCGCTCCCCGCATCGACCACGAGTACCCGAACCGGTCGACGATCTTCTGCACCACGAACGACGACGCCACCCAGCCGACCGCCAGGCAGGCGAGCAGCAGGCCGTAGCCGACCGAACCGACGTGCAGCACCTGCGTCGCGTACAGCACGAACATGGAGTTGCCGGCGCTGGCGGCGAACGAGCCGAGCGCGACGTTGATCGTGATCGACCGCAGCAGCGGCGTCCGGACCAGGTGCGTGAGCCCGGCTGAGAGGTCGCGCAGCGGGTGGGTCCGCGCGATGGTCCTCGACTCGGACGGGATGCGCCGCGCCATGAGGAGGGCGGCCAGCGCGCAGCCGGCGGCCAGCCACGCGGGCGCCCCGGCGCCGACGGCGATCAGGAACCCGGTCAGCGGCGGCACGACGAACTGGACGACACCCCGGTCGATCACGGTGAGGCGCGCGTTGGCGTGGGCGAGCCGGTCCGGCTCGACGAGCTCGGGCACGAGCGCCCCGCTGGCGCCGTCCCCGAGCACCTGCGCGGAGGTGACGACGAAGGCGACGATCAGCAGCACGGGCAGGCTGAGCAGCCCGGCCGACGCGACGACGGCGAGCACCAGCGCGGCCCCGACCTGGACGGCGTAGGCCCAGGCGAGCACGGCGGTGCGCCGCACGCGGTCGATCAGCACGCCGGCGAAGAGGGAAAGCAGCAGCCACGGCGCCTGCCCGGCGATGCCGACGAGCGAGATCTCCCGCGGATCGGTGGTGAGGGAAACGGCGAGCAAGGGGAGCGCGGCGAGCATCAGCCCTTCGGCGGAGGAACCGGACACCGCGACGGCCTGCAGCCGCACCCACCTGTTCGTCACGCGTGCCGCCCCATGATCGGCAGTGTGCCGAAAAGTCGTGAGCAAGCCAAACGATTTACCGCCCCGGGGTGACCGATGTCGCCGGCTCGCGGCGTCGTAACGCCGGGCCGCGAATCCGAGACTCACACCGGTGAGCTTCCCGGTCGCCAGGCGCGGCCGGTCCGGATCCGAAGGGAACAAGTTGCGCAGGCGAAGTGAAACCGAGCGGGTCGATCCGACGGTCCAGGCAGCGCGCATCACCCGTCGTGGCACGCTGATCACCGCCATGGCCACGGTCATCGCCGCGTTGATCGGGGGCCTTTTCGCGGCCTACAAGGTCGGCAACGACCAGGGAGTGGCCGACGCGCCGCCCCGGACGGTGACCGTCACGGCCACGAAGCCCGGGACCGCGCCGCCGCCCACGTCGACCGGCGCGGCGCAGGCGAGTGAAGTGTCCACTCAGGTGCGGCTCGAATCCGGCACCGGGGTCGACATCGACGCGCCGGACGCGCGCGCCGTGGAAACGAGCGGCCCGAACGGGGACTTCGACCTGTACTTCTCCGACCCGGGACTCATGGTCAGCCGATCGGCGATGTACTACTACAACGGCGGCGAGAACACTGCGGTCGTCGCGTGTCCCAAGGCGGTGGCCAACGACAAGCCCGCTCCGGGCGGGCCGGTCGTGCTGTCGGCCGGGAGCGAGTTCTGCGTGCGGACCTCGGCGGGCAAAGTGGGCTGGGTCAGCTGCAACGACGTCAAGTCGTCCAGCGACCACACCGGCTACATCGTCCTGAACTACCGGCTGTTCGCCACGACCTGACCCGCCGGGGTCAGCGACGCACGCGGGTCGACTCGCGGACGACCAGCTCCGGGGTGAACACGACCGCCTGGTGCTCGGCCGTCGTGTCCGCCGTCTCGTTCAGCAGGAGCTCGGCCGCCGTGCGGCCGAGCCGCTGGGCCGGCTGGCGGACCGAGGTCAGCGGGACCGCCGCCGCGCCCGCGAACTCGATGTCGTCGTAGCCCACGATCGCCATCTCCTCCGGGATGCGGACGCCCGCGCCGACCATGGCCTGCAGGACTCCCAGCGCCAGCAGGTCGTTCGCGCAGAACACCGCCGTCGGCCGGGGGCTCGTGCCCAGCAGGCGGGCACCCGCGTCGCGGCCGGAAGAGACGTCGAGGCCGATCGCCTCCAGGACCGTCAGCTCCGCTCCCGAATCCGTCAGCGCCGTGCGGACGCCCTGCTCGCGGTCGCGGCACTGGGCGAGGATCGCGGGGCCGTTGACGAACGCGATGCGCCGGTGGCCGGTCTCCAGGAGGTGGCGGGCCGCGAGCGCGCCGCCCGCGATGTCGTCCACCGCGACCGAGCTCGCCTCCGACGTCGGCGCCTTGCGGTCGACGAACACGTACGGCGTGCCGCTGCGGCGGAACGCGCGCAGGGCCTCGCCGGACGTCCCGACCGGGCTCAGCAGCACGCCGCGGACCCGCTGCTCGGCGAACATCGCCAGGTAGGACGCTTCGAGGTCGGACCGCTGGCCGCTGTTGCAGGTGATGATGTTGAGGCCCTCGGCGTGAGCGGCCTGCTCGGCGCCGCGGGCGACGTCGACGAAGAACGGGTTGCCGAGGTCGAGCACGAGCAGCCCCATGATCCGGCTGCGGCCGGCGCGCAGCTGCCGCGCCGACTCGTCGCGGACGTAGCCGAGCTCTTCGATCACCGACAGGACGCGGTTCCGGGTGGCCACCGCGACCACGTGCGGCCGGTTGACCACATTGGACACCGTGCCGATCGAGACGCCGGCCCGCTTGGCGACGTCCTTGATGCCGACCAAAGCACCCCCTCGCAGAGAAAGCGCGAGCCTACCACGCGTATGAAACGTTTCAGTCAGATCTGATCTGGCATCGCGTCTCGCGCCTTCCGGTCGGCAGGCGTGAGGAGGCCGGAATGGACGGTGGACCGCTGCGGGTGGTGGTGCTGATCGGCAGCACCCGCGAAGGCCGCGCCGGCGCGCGTGTCGGCCGGTGGTTCACGGCCGCGGCGGGCCGGCGGACGGGGCTCGACCTCGACCCCGTCGACCTCGCCGAGGCGGACCTCCCGGCGGCCTACCCGGCGGAGCCGACGCCGGGGCTGACCCGGTTCCGGGAGCGCATCGGCCGGGCGGAGGCGTACGTCGTCGTCACGCCCGAGTACAACCGCAGCTTTCCCGGGCCGCTCAAGCAGGCGATCGACTTCGCCTACGACGAGTGGCACGCGAAGCCGGTCGGCTTCGTCTCCTACGGGTACCGGGCCGGCGGCCGTCACGCCGTCGCGCAGCTTCGGGACGTCTTCCTGGAGCTGCACACCGTGACGATGCGCGACGCGGTCGCCCTCGACCTGCTCGCGCCGTCGTTCGACGACGAGCGCGTGCCGGCCCTGCTCGACGAACTCACCTGGTGGGGGCTCGCGCTGCGCGACGCCCGCCGGACCCGCCCCTACTGCGCGTGAAAGGACCGCAGATGACCTCACCCGCGATCGAAACCTCCGGGCTCGTCAAGGTTTTCGGTGACACCCGGGCCGTCGACGGCGTCGACCTCGTGGTGCCCGCCGGGACCGTCTACGGCGTACTCGGCCCCAACGGTGCCGGCAAGACCACCACCGTCCGGATGCTCGCCACCCTGCTCCGCCCGGACGGCGGCGAGGCCCGCGTGTTCGGCCGCGACGTCGTCCGCGAGGCCGACGCCGTCCGCGGCCGGGTCAGCCTCACCGGCCAGTACGCGTCGGTGGACGAAGACCTGACCGGCGCCGAAAACCTGGTGCTGCTGGGCCGGTTGCTCGGCCACAGCCGCCCGGCGGCGCGTGACCGGGCCGCGCAGCTGCTGGCGGCGTTCGGCCTCACCGAAGCCGCCGGCAAGCAGGTCAAGCAGTACTCCGGCGGCATGCGGCGGCGGCTCGACATCACCGCGAGCATCCTCAACACACCGGACCTGCTGTTCCTCGACGAGCCCACGACCGGGCTGGATCCCCGCAGCCGCAACCAGGTCTGGGACATCGTGCGCGCGATCGTCGCGCAGGGAACGACCGTGCTGCTGACCACGCAGTACCTCGACGAAGCCGACCAGCTGGCGTCGCGGATCGCGGTGATCGACCACGGCCGCGTGATCGCCGAAGGCACGCAGGGGGAGCTGAAGGCGTCGGTCGGCGCCGGCGCGATCCACCTGCGGCTGCGCGACGCGGCGCAGCGCGAGGCCGCCGAGGGCGTGCTGTCCCGGGTGGTCGACGCCGCCGTCCAGCGTGAACCCGACCCGGTGGCGCTGACCGCGCGGCTCACCGCCGCGGCCGGCGACACGGCGGCCGCGGAACAGTCCGCCCGCGCGCTGGCCGAGCTGGCGGCCGCGGGGATCACCGTCGACACGTTCTCACTCGGCCAGCCCAGCCTCGACGAGGTGTTCCTGGCCCTGACCGACCACACCGCGAGCGGAGAGGAAGCAGCGTGAGCGCCACCGCGGTCAAGGAAACCGAACTCGCCGCGCCCAAGGCCGAAGACCTGGCGGCGGTGCTCGTCGCGGCCCGGCGGCCCCCGCGGCCGGGGGCGCTGTCGACGTCGTTCACCTTCGGCTGGCGGGCCGTGCTGAAGATCAAGCACGTGCCCGAGCAGTTGTTCGACGTGACCGCGTTCCCGATCATGATGACGCTGATGTTCACGTACCTCTTCGGCGGCGCGCTGGCCGGTTCGCCGGGGGAGTACCTGCAGTTCTTCCTGCCGGGCATCCTCGCTAGCAGCGTCGTGATGATCACGATGTACACGGGGATCGCGGTCAACACGGATATCGAGAAGGGCGTGTTCGACCGCTTCCGGACGTTGCCGATCTGGCGCCCGTCGGCGATGGTCGGCTACCTGCTGGGGGACGTGCTGCGGTACTTGATCGCGTCGGTGGTGATCATGCTGGTGGGCCTGGTGCTGGGCTTCCGCCCGGGCGGCGGCTTCCCGGGCGTCGCGGCGGGGGTGGCGCTGCTGCTGGTGTTCTCGTTCGCGTTCTCGTGGGTGTGGACGATGTTCGGGCTGCTGCTGCGCAGCGAGAAGTCGGTGATGGGGGTCAGCATGATGGTGATCTTCCCGCTGACGTTCCTGTCGAACATCTACGTGAGCCCGGAGACGATGCCGGGGTGGCTGCGGGTGTTCGTGGACATCAACCCGATCTCGCACCTGGTGACGGGCGTGCGGTCGATGATGGCGGGCGTGTGGGACGTGCCCGCCGTGCTGATCACGTTGAGCGCGTCGGTGTTGCTGGTGGCGGTGTTCGGGACGTTGACGATGCGGCTCTACAACCGCAAGTGACCGCGGGTGAAGAGGGTGACCTCGATTTCGTCGGCGGCGTGGCCGCCGGTGCGCGCCCAGCGGGCGAGCAGGCTGCAGTACCGCTCGTAGGTCACCGCCGGCCAGGGCCCGATGCGGTGGAGCGATTCCCACCCGCAGTGCTCGCGCAGCGCGGTCGCGACCACCCGGTCGAGGATGAGGCACGGGTGGTCCGGCTCGCCGCCCCCGGCGAAGTACAGGAACTTCGTGAAGAACGACGGACCGAAGAACCGGAACGTGTTCAGCCGTCCGGGGCGCATCAGGGCGAAGGCGCGCGCCGGGTCGACCCGCGAGGCCGTCGCGGCCTCGGTCAGGAGCGCCCTGGCGGCATCGACGTCCTCGGCGATGCTGTCCAGCCGGCGGGCGCTCTGCCGCAAGTGGGAGCCACAGCCCCAGGCCAGGGTGCGCCACAGCAGCGTGAACACGTCGTCGGCCGGCGCCCACACCTCGGCGCGCGTCAGGGACGGCCCGGCCGGACGCTCGCCCGGCAGCTCTCGCCGGTCGAGCTCCTCACGCCACCACGCGGCGCGGATGGAGACGCAGTGCTCCTCGACCGCCTGCCGGCGGGGAGCCGTGGGAACCGCCCACGCCGGGAGGGCCAGGGGAGTCAGGTCGGTCATCGTCACGGCAAGGGGGTCGCTCGCCGGGCGTGGGCGTTACGGCCGGCCTCCAGCGCGAGCCGAACGGCGCACGCGGTCTCAGCTCGCGGCGGGTGGCCGGGGAGATCACAGGCGCCAGCGGACCTCCCGTTCCGGGGCGTAGCGGCACGACGAACCGGTCGTCACCGTCGCGTTGAGGTGGCCGGCCAGCTCCGGGTGCGACTCCGCGAGCTTGCGCAGCGTGTCGCGGATGCGGGCCGTCACCGCCTTGCGGGCTCGCTCCGCCTCGTCACCGAGGCGGCGGGTCCGGCCGCCCAGGCCGGCGGCCGTGCGCAACTCGGCCAGCAGTGCCTCGCGTTCGCGGTCCAGGTCCGCCGCCAGGCGGTCTTTGCCGAGGGTCGTCGCTTCGTCGATCTCCGCGTCGAGGTGGTCGAGGCGGCGGCGGTAGGCCGACTTCGCCACCTCGTCGAGCACCGGGTCGCCGCCCAAGCGCCGCGCGGCGACCACGGTCTCTCCGCCTTCCGGTGCGAGCAGGCGGACCGCGGGGATCTCGGCGCCGGGGGAGCCGAGCAGGATGTGCAGGTCCCGCAAGCCTTTCGCGTCCGGCACCCGGACCTCGCGTCCGGCGAACCGCAGCGTCCACACCTCGTCGGTCCGGCGGAACTCGTCGGACGGGACCGGCGCCGGAGCAGACGGCGGGGCGGCCAGGTGGGCCATGCCCAGCTCCGATGCCACCGCTCGGACCGCCGCCGTCACCGCGGCCGACCGTTGCGCGTCGCCGGGGGCGCCCCGGGCCGCCAGTGCGGACGCGAGGCGGGCGCGAGCCTCCGCCGCCCACGGGCGCAGGCGCATCCGGTCCGCCGAGGCCGCCGCGGCCGTCAAACGCGAGACGGCTGCATCGTGCCGGCCGAGGGCGGCTTCGAGGAGGCCGGCCCAGAGGTCCACCGGCCCGCTGATCTCGCAGCCGTACAGCGCCACCAGCCACTCGCCGGAGTACGGCGTCAGCTCGCCCAGGAGCCGTTCGCACGCCTCACGGTCGCCGGTCAGCGCGGCCGCCTGGGCCTGGTAGCGCAGCCACATCGGGGCGAACTCGCGGGAGAACGGCCCGGTCACCTCGCGGGTCGCGTCCCCTCGCTGGACCGCCGCCAGCGCCGCCAGCAGGTCCGGGTGCGGGTGGTCGCCGGCGGCCACCCGCGCGGTGTGCGCGGCCAGGTCGTCGAACCGGCCCTGCAGCAGCAGGTAGCTCCACCGCACGTGGTCCACCATGTACCCGAACTCGCGGCCGTACAGCTCCTCGACGCGGTCCAGGTCCGCGTGCGCCTCGGCGAAGCGGCCGCGCAGCGCGCCGACGATGCTGCCGTCGAGCAGCGCCGCGAACTCGGCGCCGGGAAGGCCGCTGCCGGCCGTCAGCCCCCGGAGCACCCGGTACTGGTCGAGGTAGCGCGGGTCGCCCTGCTCCAGCAACGCGACCCACTTCAGCGACGCCGCGAAGAACTCGTTCTCGCGATCGCCCGTCCGCCGCGCCAGCACGGCCAGCTCGTCGGTCAGCCGCTCCCGCTCCCGCGCGCTGCCCGGGCCCCAGATCAGGTCGTGACGCGCCCAGAGCGTGAACGACAGCTCCTGGTCGTCTTCGCCGTCGCGAGCCAGCACCGCCGCTCGCGCGGTCAGCTCGAGCGTGACGCGGTCGAGCGACAGCGGCTCCGCCGGCTTCCCCGCCAGCCGTTCGTGCGCCGCCACCAGCAAGTCCGACGTCAAGGCCAGGCGCGACCCGGTCGGTGCGGCGCGGGACAGCGTGAGCGCGGCCCGCGCGAGCAGCGCGTCGTCGTCGAGCTCACGCACCAGCGCGACCGCCTCTTCGAAGACGCGCCACGCCTCTTCGTCTTCGCCGCGGCGGCACAGCGTGATGCCGAGGTCGAGCGCGATCACGACCCGCCGCCGCGGCTCGGCCGCCCTTTCGAGCGCCCGCCGGTAGTGGCCGGCGCACTCGTCGTTCGCCAGCCGCGCACTCGCGTCCCGCGCCGCCGCCACCAGCAGCTCGGCCGCGCGCTCGGCCTCGACCTCGTCGCCGGCGAGGTAGGCGTGGCGGGCGCGGTCGGCCGCGAACACCAGCGGCACCAGGTCGGGTGCCGCGTCGAGCGCGCGGACGACCGCGGCGTGTCTTCGCCGGACCTCGGCCGGCTCCAGCTCGGCGTACCGCGACTCCCGCACGAGGTCGTGGGCGAAGGCGAACCGGCCGTCGCCGACGGCGGTCACCAGCCGCGCCGCGGCCGCACGCGCCAGCAGCTGGTCGATCTCCGGCACCGGCACCCCGGTCAGCGCCGCGAGGATCCCGCGGTGGAACTCCCGGCCCAGCACCGCGGCGTCGGTCAGCAACCGCGTGACCGGCGCCGGCAGCAGGGAAAGCCGCCGCTGCAAGGCATCCCGGACCCCGGGCGCGACGGCCGACACCGGGCTGCCGCTGTGCCACAGGCGCGCGGTCTGCTCGACGAAGAACGGGTTTCCGCCCGTCCGCAGGTGCACCTCGGCGGCCAACGCGGGGTCCGGCTCGGTGCCGGCGGTGCGGCTCATCAGCTCGGCCACCTCGTCCGGCGCGAGCCCGGTCAGCGTCACCGTGGTCGCCTTCGCCACCAGCGGCAGGACGAGCTCGCGCAGCGGGTGGCCGGGTGCCTCGACCTCGACGTCGCGGTACGCGCCGACGAGCAGCAGCCGCTCGAACCACGTGTGCCGCGCGGCGAACTCCAGCAGCCGCAGCGACGCCGCGTCGGCCCAGTGCAGGTCGTCGAGCACCACGACGACCGGACGGTCGTGCGCCGCCGCGGCCAGCGCCGTCGTGACCGCGTCGTGCAGCCGGAAGCCGTCCGAGCCCGCCGCTTCGCCGAGCAGCGCCGACAGCGTCGCCGTGTCCAGCCGCGCCCACTCCTCTTCCGGCAGCTCACGGCGCAGCGCGCGCACCACCTGGACCCACGGCCAGTACCCGGGCGCGCTGTCGGAGTCCCAGCAGGCGCCGGCGAGCACCATGGCGCCGCGGCGGCGGGCGTCGTCGGCCAGCCCGGTGACGAGGGTGGTCTTCCCGATCCCGGCCTCGCCGGTGACCAGGACCAGGCCGCCGTGGCTCGCCACGGCCCGGTCGAGCTCGGCCCGCAGCGCGGCGGCGGGGTGCGCCCGCCCGATGAGCGCGGCTGTCATGTCCGGTTCCTCCCGATTCCGGTGCCGAGCCTCTCACGCTTTCCCACCGTTCGTCGCACGATTACCGCACTAGGCTCCGCAGCGGTGTGCCTGCCGCAGGGAGGAGTCCGGGTGCGGATCTTCACGATCGTCCTGTCCGTAGTGCTGACGTGGGTGCTTTCCGGGGCGGTCGCCTCGGCCGATCCGGTGCTCGAACACGACACCGACAATCCCGTGACGGCGGCGCCCGCGGTGACGAGGCCCGATACCCCGCACTGCACGGTCACGCTGGCCGAGGCCTTCCGCTCCAACGCCGCCGACGGCACCCCGCAGTTCTACGAGGGCACGCTCACGCCGCCGAAGGCGTGCGCCGGGCCGTGGGCGAAGGTCGTGATGGACCAGACGGTCACCGTCGGCGGCCGCCAGTACGACCGCATCGGCGACCTGCGGATCGGCGCGACCGAGGTCTGGTGGGGGACCACGGAGGAGCCCAGCGGTGAGGGCAACCGGCCGATCACCTACCACTTCGACAAGAACCTGACGCCGTACGCCGCGCTGCTGCGCACGCCGCAGCCGTTCCACGGCGGCATCGAGAACTACAACTCGCCGATCTACACCGGCGTCTACGCCCAGACCGTGACGCTCACCTACTACCAGGCCGACCGGAAGCATCCCGCGCCCGACGTCGCCGACCACGTCGCCGGTTTCGGCCACGTCGACGCGACGCCTTCGGCGCCCACCGTGCACTTCACCGCGAAGGACCTGCCGCGCAACATCACCCGCGCCTACCTCGAGGTGACGCTCGAAGGCCACGCGTGTGACGAGCAGTGGTTCGACGACGTCCCGGACGCCGTCTCGGCGAAGTACCCGGCGGCCGGGCTCTGCGGCAAGGGCCCGTACCGCGAAGCGAACTTCGCGCTCGACGGGACGCCCGCCGGCAGCGCGTTCACCTTCCCGCACATCTACTCCGGCGGGATCGTGCCGCAGCTGTGGCGGCCGATCGTCGCGATCGACACCTTCAGCCTGCAGGCCGAGACCTACGACATCACGCCGTTCGCGGGCAGGCTCGTGGATGGCGGGACGCACGACCTCTCCTTCTCCTTCCCGGACATCGGCGGCGAATTCACCGTCGTCCCGACGCTACTGCTCTACACCGACAAAAACGCCGCGCGCACGTCCGGCGCCCTCACCCGGCACGACGTCGCCGCGGCCCCGGCTCGGCAGGAAACGGTGAAGGACATCCAGGACGGCGTGAACGTGACGGTCACGGCGAAACGCCACGACGTCACCGCGGGCTACGTCGACACGTCCGCGGGCCGCGTGTACACCCGCGTCGAGCGCACCCGCGACTACCGCAACAGCGACGACGTCACCGGCGGCGGTTTCACCCAGCACGTCGTGCAGGGCGATGCGGGGCAGCAGACGTCGACGTCCACTGTGGACGGACGGGTCCGCTCGGCCGCCCGGCACACGTGGTCCTACCCGCTGACGACCGACGCGACCGCGAACATCACCGACGACCAGAACCTGCGGATCGCCGGCGCGGCCGAGATGACGCAGACCCTGGCCGACCTCACCGGCGACGGCCGGGGCTGGCGCCCGGTCCGGGCGTCGAGCGAGTGGCTGAGCTCGTCCGGCGTGCTGGCCCGCACCAACGGCGTCAACACCGAGGCCGACGGCCGTTCGCGCACGTCGTTCGCCGGTTCCGACGACCTCGGCCGGCCGTACTTCCACTACGTCGCGAGCGAGCACGGGCTGATCACCGAGAACCGGGAGCTCCCGCCGCGGAGGTGAGACAGCTCTCGCGGTGCCTCACCCGATCGGGCTAGTGCGGTACTGTCGGATCCATGGGGAGTCTCCGCTCACGGGTCCTGGGCTGGGTCGGGCGACGGTATCTCGCGCGTCAGTCGAAAAAGGGCTTCGACCTCGAGAAGATGTCGTCCTTCCTGCCCGACGCGGCGCTGCTGCCGCTCCGGCGCGACGGCCTCGACCCGGTCGCCGAGATCGGCGCCATCCGGGCCGAGGCGCCGATCAGCAAGCTCGACCTGCCGTTCGGGATGAACGCCTGGCTGGTCACGGGTTACGACGAAGCGAAGGCCGTGCTCGGCAAGGTGACGGAGTTCTCGACCGACTTCACCAACCTGGTGGGCAACGCCGGGGTCACCGAGGACCAGAACCCGGGCGGGCTCGGCTTCGCGGACCCGCCGGTGCACACCCGGCTGCGCAAGCTGCTCACGCCGGAGTTCACGATGCGCCGGCTCAACCGGCTGACCCCGCGGATCGACGAGATCGTCACCGAGCAGCTCGACGCGATGGCCAAGACCGAGGGCCCGGTCGACCTGTGGCGGGCGTTCGCACTGCCGATCCCGTCGCTGACCATCTGCGAGCTGCTCGGCGTGTCCTACGAGGACCGCGAGGACTTCCAGCGGCTGGGCACCGCGCGGTTCGACCTGTTCGGCGGGGCGAGCGCGTCGCTCGGTGCGATGTCGGAGTCGCTGACCTACCTGCTCGACATCGTCAAGAAGCAGCGCGAAGAGCCCGGCGACGGCCTGCTCGGCATGCTGATCAAGGAGCACGGCGACGAGATCTCCGACCGTGAGCTGGCCGGCCTCGCCGACGGCGTGCTGACCGGCGGCCTGGAGACGACGGCCAGCATGCTCGCGCTCGGGGCGCTGGTGCTGCTGCGCGACGAGAAGGCGTTCGAAGCGGTCCGCGGCGACGACGAGTCCGTGCACCGGTTCGTCGAGGAGCTGCTGCGCTACCTGACGGTGGTGCAGATGGCGTTCCCGCGGTTCGCCAAGGAGGACATGGAGATCGGCGGCGAGCGGATCTCCGAGGGCGACATCGTGCTGGTGTCCCTGTCTGCCGCGGACCGCGACGCGAAGCTGGGCGCGGACATGGAGAAGTTCGACGCCACCCGCGAGCCGACGTCGCACCTGGCGTTCAGCTACGGGATCCACCGCTGCATCGGCGCGGAGCTGGCCCGGATGGAGCTGCGCACGGCGTACCCGGCGCTGGTCCGCCGGTTCCCGAACCTGCGGCTCGCGGTGCCGGCGGAGGAGCTTTCGTTCCGCAAGGTGTCCATTGTGTACGGTCTGGACGAGCTGCCGGTCCTGGTGGACTGAGGTTTCAGTGCGGGATGACCCGCCGCGGCCGTCGTTCGACGCGGTCGCGGTGGGCTTCGATGGCGAGGGCGACGTCGACGGCGGTGTCCGTATCGGCCAGTTCGGCGAGGTAGCCGACGTTCGCGGCCAGGATGGCCAAGTCGGCGCTGAAGTAGACGCCCATCAGCGGGTTCACGAACAGTTCGCTGCCGGCGGTGCGCGCGGTGAACTGGGCGTTCCCGAACTCGCCCCGCAGCGCGGCGGCGATCTGGCCCTGCACGATGCTCGGCCGATCCGGGGTGGCGAGCTGCGCGTGGGCGACGGCGTCCAGGTAGGCCCGTGCTTCGGCGGAGGCCGACGGGATCGACAGAGCACCGAGGTAACCGCCTTCCCGCTCGAGAGCGGCGAGGTTCTCGAGGACGTGGGCGTGACAGACGCCGTGGAAGGCATCGATGCCGAAGCCGAGACTGACGACAAGCCGGTCGACGTCGGGGAGTGCGGCAACGGCGGCGAGACTGGCCATGTCTTCTTCGGGCGTACCGAGCCCGGCTTCATCGCCGCGCAGGAGGATGTCGGTGCCACCATCGACGAGCACGACGGCGTCGACGGCCAGGTGCGCCACGAGGTATTCGTAGGCGGCGCGCAGCGGTCGGGCCCCGGTGCGGGGGAAGGCGTGGACCACGGGCGGCCAGCCTTGGGTTTCGAGCCACCGAGCGAGAGTCCGTTCGGGGAAGTAGGCATCATCGCCGGCGCTGCCGGGGCGCACGGTGGCGACGTCGGGGGAGAGCCAGTCGTCGAGGTCG
The window above is part of the Amycolatopsis camponoti genome. Proteins encoded here:
- a CDS encoding DUF1152 domain-containing protein; this encodes MHTLAEPPLFTRLQSARRVLVAGAGGGFDVYAGLPLAVALKAQGKEVHLANLAFSDLNRLDLDDWLSPDVATVRPGSAGDDAYFPERTLARWLETQGWPPVVHAFPRTGARPLRAAYEYLVAHLAVDAVVLVDGGTDILLRGDEAGLGTPEEDMASLAAVAALPDVDRLVVSLGFGIDAFHGVCHAHVLENLAALEREGGYLGALSIPSASAEARAYLDAVAHAQLATPDRPSIVQGQIAAALRGEFGNAQFTARTAGSELFVNPLMGVYFSADLAILAANVGYLAELADTDTAVDVALAIEAHRDRVERRPRRVIPH